The Haloplanus salinarum genome includes a region encoding these proteins:
- a CDS encoding HVO_2753 family zinc finger protein, which produces MSQTEGKQERQCVSCGINISGMSAASFKCPDCGQQIYRCAKCRKQSNLYECPDCGFRGP; this is translated from the coding sequence ATGAGCCAGACGGAAGGAAAGCAGGAGCGTCAATGTGTCTCCTGTGGCATCAACATCTCCGGGATGAGTGCCGCCTCGTTCAAATGCCCGGACTGCGGACAGCAGATCTACCGCTGTGCGAAATGTCGCAAACAGAGCAACCTCTACGAGTGCCCGGACTGCGGGTTCAGGGGGCCGTAA
- a CDS encoding tripartite tricarboxylate transporter permease, with the protein MGLATPAGVTTLGYVLVGVALGTCSGLTPGLHANNFALLLASVVPALPGPPLALGAAMLAAGVVHTFLDVVPALALGVPDPATAAVTLPGHRLVLDGRGREALRLSALGSGLAVLVALPVAVPLTRVVDAVYPTLRRHLPLVLAGVALVVVATEPTWRRRLAAVGTLAVAAGLGWATLALDPAGLAAAGSVLAPLFAGLFGAPVLIEALEGEGVPPQAEPTVSLGRRTVLGTAGAGAGAGALVGYLPGVSAAVGTVLVLPVVPGRSGARGFLVASSGANTANTVFALFALVALGTPRTGVMVAMERVDATGPLLPLVGATCLAAAAGFALVVSVGDAYLRTVGRLDYTRVSLGTGCLLVAVAYLFAGVVGLAVFALATFVGLLPVVLGVRRVHLMAVLAPAVVPS; encoded by the coding sequence ATGGGCCTCGCCACGCCGGCCGGTGTCACCACGCTCGGCTACGTCCTCGTGGGCGTCGCCCTCGGGACGTGTAGCGGGCTGACGCCCGGGCTACACGCGAACAACTTCGCGCTGTTGCTCGCGTCCGTCGTGCCCGCCCTCCCCGGCCCGCCGCTCGCCCTGGGGGCGGCGATGCTCGCGGCCGGCGTCGTCCACACCTTTCTCGACGTGGTGCCGGCGCTGGCACTCGGGGTTCCGGACCCCGCCACGGCGGCGGTCACGCTCCCCGGCCACCGGCTGGTCCTCGACGGCCGGGGACGGGAGGCGCTCCGACTCTCCGCGCTCGGGAGCGGGCTCGCCGTCCTCGTCGCGCTCCCCGTCGCCGTCCCGTTGACCCGCGTCGTCGACGCCGTCTACCCGACGCTCCGTCGACACCTCCCGCTCGTGCTCGCCGGCGTGGCGCTCGTCGTCGTCGCTACCGAACCCACCTGGCGGCGACGCCTCGCCGCCGTGGGAACCCTCGCCGTCGCCGCCGGCCTCGGGTGGGCGACGCTCGCCCTCGATCCGGCCGGACTGGCCGCCGCCGGGAGCGTCCTCGCGCCCCTGTTCGCCGGGCTGTTCGGGGCCCCCGTGTTGATCGAGGCCCTGGAGGGCGAGGGTGTCCCGCCACAGGCCGAACCAACGGTCTCCCTCGGCCGGCGGACGGTCCTCGGGACGGCGGGCGCCGGCGCCGGTGCGGGCGCGCTCGTCGGCTACCTCCCGGGCGTCTCCGCGGCCGTCGGGACGGTCCTCGTCCTCCCGGTGGTTCCCGGTCGCTCCGGCGCGCGCGGCTTCCTCGTCGCCTCCAGCGGCGCCAACACGGCGAACACCGTCTTCGCCCTCTTCGCCCTCGTCGCGCTGGGTACGCCCCGCACCGGCGTGATGGTCGCGATGGAGCGAGTCGACGCCACGGGGCCCCTCCTCCCGCTCGTGGGAGCGACCTGTCTCGCGGCCGCCGCCGGCTTCGCCCTCGTCGTCTCCGTCGGCGACGCCTACCTCCGGACGGTCGGCCGCCTCGATTACACCCGCGTGTCGCTCGGGACCGGGTGTCTGCTGGTCGCCGTCGCCTACCTGTTCGCGGGCGTGGTCGGGCTGGCGGTGTTCGCGCTCGCGACGTTCGTGGGCCTGCTCCCGGTCGTACTCGGCGTCAGGCGGGTCCATCTGATGGCGGTGCTCGCGCCGGCCGTCGTCCCGTCGTGA
- the rpl12p gene encoding 50S ribosomal protein P1: MEYVYAALILNETGEEINEDNVTAVLEAAGVDVEQSRVKALVAALEDVDIEEAIDTAAAAPAAGGAAGGAPAGDDDDDDEGDEAADEADEEEAAEEEDEEDEEASGEGLGELFG, translated from the coding sequence ATGGAATACGTTTACGCAGCACTCATCCTGAACGAGACCGGCGAAGAGATCAACGAAGACAACGTGACCGCGGTCCTGGAGGCCGCCGGCGTCGACGTGGAGCAGTCCCGCGTGAAGGCGCTGGTCGCCGCCCTCGAGGACGTCGACATCGAGGAGGCCATCGACACGGCCGCCGCCGCGCCCGCCGCCGGCGGCGCCGCCGGTGGCGCCCCCGCTGGCGACGACGACGATGACGACGAGGGCGACGAGGCCGCCGACGAGGCCGACGAAGAGGAAGCGGCCGAGGAAGAGGACGAAGAAGACGAAGAGGCCAGCGGCGAGGGCCTCGGCGAACTCTTCGGCTGA
- a CDS encoding 50S ribosomal protein L10, with protein sequence MSESEAARKTETIPQWKRAEVDELVDFIESYASVGIVGVTGIPSRQLQNMRRDLHGSAEVRMSRNTLLSRALDEVDQGYEDLSGYVSGQVALIGTNDNPFGLFQQLEASKTPAPINAGEVAPNDIVIPEGDTGVDPGPFVGELQQVGAEARIMDGSIKVTADSTVLEAGEEVSDELANVLGELGIEPKEVGLDLRAVYSEGVLFEPEELAIDVDEYRADVESAAAAARNLSVNAAYPTARTAGTLLAKAAGQAKSVGLHAAIEDPELMPDLVATADSQVRALAAHIDDDEALPEELRGVEAPAATPETEADEAEDDESSDEDDADADTDTDADADDDDDDGGDAGEGLGAMFG encoded by the coding sequence ATGAGCGAGAGCGAGGCCGCCCGGAAGACCGAGACGATCCCGCAGTGGAAACGCGCGGAGGTCGACGAACTCGTCGACTTCATCGAATCCTACGCCAGCGTGGGGATCGTCGGCGTCACCGGCATCCCGAGCCGACAGCTCCAGAACATGCGTCGCGACCTGCACGGGAGCGCGGAGGTCCGGATGAGCCGGAACACGCTTCTCAGTCGCGCGCTCGACGAGGTCGATCAGGGCTACGAGGACCTCTCCGGGTACGTCTCGGGGCAGGTCGCCCTCATCGGCACCAACGACAACCCGTTCGGTCTCTTCCAGCAACTGGAAGCCTCGAAGACGCCCGCCCCGATCAACGCGGGCGAGGTCGCCCCCAACGACATCGTGATCCCGGAGGGCGACACGGGGGTCGATCCCGGTCCCTTCGTCGGCGAGCTCCAGCAGGTGGGCGCCGAAGCCCGCATCATGGACGGGTCGATCAAGGTGACCGCCGACTCGACGGTGCTCGAAGCCGGCGAGGAGGTCAGCGACGAACTCGCGAACGTCCTCGGCGAACTGGGGATCGAGCCCAAGGAAGTCGGGCTCGACCTCCGGGCGGTCTACTCCGAGGGCGTCCTGTTCGAACCCGAGGAACTCGCCATCGACGTCGACGAGTACCGCGCCGACGTGGAGTCGGCCGCGGCCGCCGCGCGCAACCTCTCGGTCAACGCGGCCTACCCGACCGCCCGCACCGCGGGCACGCTGCTGGCCAAGGCGGCCGGCCAAGCCAAGTCGGTGGGTCTCCACGCCGCCATCGAGGACCCCGAGCTGATGCCGGACCTCGTGGCCACCGCCGACAGTCAGGTGCGCGCCCTCGCGGCACACATCGACGACGACGAGGCGCTCCCGGAGGAACTGCGCGGCGTGGAAGCGCCCGCGGCGACCCCGGAGACCGAGGCCGACGAGGCCGAAGACGACGAATCGAGCGACGAAGACGACGCGGACGCCGACACCGACACCGACGCCGACGCCGACGACGACGACGACGACGGCGGCGACGCCGGCGAGGGTCTCGGCGCGATGTTCGGCTAA
- a CDS encoding 50S ribosomal protein L1 — MADTIEQAVSRALDEAPPRNFRETVDLAVNLRDLDLNDPSNRVDESVVLPAGTGQETQIVVFATGETALRAEEVADDVLGPDELEDLGDDDDAAKDLADETDFFVAEAPMMQDIGRYLGTVLGPRGKMPTPLQPDDDVVETVERMKNTVQLRSRDRRTFHTRVGAEDMDAEEIADNIDVIVRRLEAALEKGPLNIDSIFVKTTMGPSVEVEA; from the coding sequence ATGGCAGATACAATAGAGCAAGCAGTCTCTCGCGCACTCGACGAGGCACCGCCGCGGAACTTCCGCGAGACGGTCGACCTCGCCGTGAATCTGCGCGACTTGGATCTCAACGACCCGTCGAATCGCGTCGACGAGAGCGTCGTCCTGCCGGCCGGTACCGGCCAGGAAACGCAGATCGTCGTCTTCGCAACCGGTGAGACCGCCCTCCGTGCAGAGGAGGTCGCGGACGACGTCCTCGGCCCCGACGAACTCGAAGACCTCGGGGACGACGACGACGCCGCGAAGGACCTCGCCGACGAGACCGACTTCTTCGTCGCGGAAGCGCCGATGATGCAGGATATCGGCCGGTATCTCGGGACCGTCCTCGGGCCGCGCGGCAAGATGCCGACGCCGCTCCAGCCCGACGACGACGTCGTCGAGACGGTCGAACGAATGAAGAACACGGTTCAGCTCCGGAGCCGCGACCGCCGCACGTTCCACACGCGCGTCGGCGCGGAGGACATGGACGCCGAGGAGATCGCGGACAACATCGACGTCATCGTCCGCCGCCTGGAGGCGGCCCTGGAGAAAGGACCGCTCAACATCGACTCCATCTTCGTCAAGACGACGATGGGGCCGTCCGTGGAGGTCGAAGCATGA
- a CDS encoding ABC transporter ATP-binding protein: protein MSLHADVSAMFSADGADSFHVDAEIEVERGESLVILGPSGSGKTLLLETVAGFHRHDGPVTLDGARVSDTDPENRDFGFVFQDYALFPHMTVRENVDFGSRYHDDTRDPDALLAELGVSGLTDRYPPTLSGGEKQRVALARALAIRPEVMLLDEPLAALDVPTRQALRDDLADVLADATAIYVTHNRTTARALADRLVVMNDGGVVQSGTPEEVFHRPESPMVARFTGSNVIDLDDAPSLRSALDVGGDDVVTIRPESVGIGDDGDVRGTVERAVREDATTRVTVSIDRVTVEAFAERAPAVGDEVWLTLPESDIHICRRAAPRA, encoded by the coding sequence ATGAGCCTCCACGCCGACGTGTCGGCGATGTTCTCCGCCGACGGGGCGGACTCCTTCCACGTCGACGCCGAAATCGAGGTAGAACGGGGCGAGAGCCTCGTCATTCTCGGCCCCAGCGGAAGCGGAAAGACGCTCCTGCTGGAGACCGTGGCGGGCTTTCATCGCCACGATGGCCCCGTCACGCTCGACGGGGCGCGGGTGAGTGACACCGACCCCGAAAACCGGGACTTCGGGTTCGTCTTCCAGGACTACGCGCTCTTCCCGCACATGACCGTCCGCGAGAACGTCGACTTCGGGAGTCGCTACCACGACGACACCCGCGACCCGGACGCCCTGCTCGCGGAACTCGGCGTGTCCGGACTGACCGACCGCTACCCGCCCACGCTCTCGGGCGGCGAGAAACAGCGGGTGGCACTGGCCCGGGCGCTCGCGATACGACCCGAGGTCATGCTGCTCGACGAGCCGCTGGCGGCGCTCGACGTACCGACCAGACAGGCGCTCCGCGACGATCTCGCGGACGTGCTGGCGGACGCGACGGCCATCTATGTGACGCACAACCGGACGACTGCGCGTGCTCTCGCGGATCGCCTCGTCGTCATGAACGACGGGGGGGTCGTCCAGAGCGGGACGCCCGAGGAGGTATTCCACCGGCCGGAGTCGCCGATGGTCGCCCGGTTCACCGGATCGAACGTGATCGACCTCGACGACGCGCCGTCGCTCCGCTCGGCGCTCGACGTGGGGGGCGACGACGTGGTGACGATCCGGCCCGAATCGGTCGGCATCGGCGACGACGGCGACGTTCGCGGGACCGTCGAGCGCGCCGTCCGCGAGGACGCGACCACCCGCGTGACCGTCTCCATCGACCGCGTGACCGTCGAGGCGTTCGCCGAGCGAGCGCCCGCCGTCGGCGACGAAGTGTGGCTCACGCTCCCCGAGAGCGACATCCACATCTGCCGACGAGCGGCGCCGAGGGCCTGA
- a CDS encoding ABC transporter permease, with protein sequence MATSTEARFSLDGVGRVSLAVAFVVIQGLAFAGAYTIGRSTWYAFFMIGSTAVTAYLLRRDSFVVAAATMGSILMVALGLPLFMFVARQQPSIVVEKALSSDVHRMLYLGIYGPLLAAIVSLAFGIPLAHLFSEGFAGQQLVESLVDLPLVVPHSVAGILILFGFGKGGAFPNVTVLGSMIGMVLAMTFVSAPYAVNATREAFESINDRLEYASRIHGANRWDTFRRVTAPLAIRGMITGGVLAWARAVSEFGAVAVVAYSVSFFYPPSGGEVTTQHAPVFVYGTYLQGGLAESGAVAFILLCVSALIFLIIRYLTTDSTTTGGVV encoded by the coding sequence ATGGCTACGAGTACTGAGGCGCGATTCTCGTTGGACGGGGTCGGGCGCGTATCGCTGGCCGTGGCGTTCGTCGTGATACAGGGACTCGCCTTCGCCGGCGCGTACACCATCGGTCGATCGACGTGGTACGCCTTCTTCATGATCGGCAGTACGGCGGTCACGGCGTACCTGCTCCGGCGCGACTCCTTCGTCGTCGCCGCTGCGACGATGGGGAGCATCCTGATGGTCGCGCTCGGACTCCCGTTGTTCATGTTCGTCGCGCGACAACAGCCGTCCATCGTCGTCGAGAAGGCGCTCAGTTCAGACGTCCATCGGATGCTCTATCTCGGCATCTACGGTCCGCTACTGGCAGCCATCGTCAGCCTGGCGTTCGGCATCCCGCTCGCACACCTGTTCTCGGAGGGGTTCGCCGGCCAACAGTTGGTCGAGAGTCTCGTCGACCTGCCGCTGGTCGTCCCCCACAGCGTCGCGGGCATCCTCATCCTCTTCGGCTTCGGGAAGGGCGGCGCCTTCCCGAACGTCACCGTCCTCGGGAGCATGATCGGGATGGTGCTCGCGATGACGTTCGTGAGCGCCCCCTACGCCGTCAACGCTACGCGCGAGGCGTTCGAGTCGATCAACGACCGGCTGGAGTACGCCTCGCGCATCCACGGCGCGAACCGCTGGGACACGTTCCGCCGGGTGACGGCCCCCCTCGCGATTCGGGGGATGATCACCGGCGGCGTCCTCGCGTGGGCACGCGCCGTCTCCGAGTTCGGCGCCGTCGCCGTCGTCGCCTACTCCGTCTCCTTCTTCTACCCGCCGTCCGGCGGTGAGGTGACGACCCAGCACGCTCCCGTGTTCGTCTACGGGACGTACCTGCAGGGCGGCCTCGCCGAGAGCGGTGCGGTCGCGTTCATCCTGCTCTGTGTCTCCGCGCTCATCTTCCTGATCATCCGCTATCTCACCACCGACAGCACGACGACCGGAGGCGTCGTATGA
- a CDS encoding extracellular solute-binding protein: MKQRKDAPSWLQAQKEHWKQVVRGRSRRDVLKGLGAAGMAGLAGCSGGGGGGSDPTATATATEESMDSGGEATDTPTETSTPESEVSGSMTIFHAGSLAAAFSEAEPTFEEEYGVDVNREPKGSVASTQKITQQGRRASVLGTSDFRLIRDRIVPDYGDWYTIFTTNSMSIQYREDSPGADEISKDNWWEVLSRDDVTIGHSDPAVDPGGYRAVMTQQLGAEEFDGSSLYDQSTYEKLRENSTVPTGTETKLKGQLESGALDYAFYYQSISSTADMPYIDLQPQVDLSQATSEYAEHYAKAEVETDSGTFTGAPIAYGMTVPNVAPNPEAGAAWIEYFGSDAGQSVLEELGLVPVDPIVVPQSGQDAVPDRVMNVASAKSNLGPLEL; the protein is encoded by the coding sequence ATGAAACAACGGAAAGATGCGCCGAGCTGGCTGCAAGCACAAAAAGAGCACTGGAAGCAGGTCGTTCGGGGACGATCGCGCCGCGACGTGCTGAAGGGGCTCGGCGCGGCCGGGATGGCGGGGCTCGCCGGCTGTTCCGGCGGCGGTGGTGGCGGTAGCGATCCGACGGCAACTGCGACGGCGACCGAGGAGTCGATGGACTCCGGCGGCGAGGCGACGGACACGCCGACCGAGACCAGCACGCCGGAGTCCGAAGTCAGCGGTTCGATGACCATCTTCCACGCCGGTAGCCTCGCGGCGGCGTTCAGCGAGGCCGAACCGACGTTCGAGGAGGAGTACGGCGTCGACGTGAACCGCGAACCGAAGGGATCGGTCGCCTCGACCCAGAAGATCACCCAGCAGGGTCGCCGTGCGTCCGTCCTCGGAACCTCCGACTTCCGGCTCATTCGGGACCGAATCGTCCCCGACTACGGCGACTGGTACACCATCTTCACGACGAACTCGATGTCGATCCAGTACCGCGAGGACTCGCCGGGCGCGGACGAAATCTCGAAGGACAACTGGTGGGAAGTCCTGTCGCGCGACGACGTGACCATCGGCCACTCCGACCCCGCGGTCGACCCCGGCGGCTACCGTGCGGTCATGACCCAGCAACTCGGCGCCGAGGAGTTCGACGGGTCGTCGCTCTACGACCAGTCCACCTACGAGAAGCTCCGCGAGAACTCCACCGTGCCGACGGGAACGGAGACGAAGCTCAAAGGGCAACTGGAGTCCGGTGCCCTCGACTACGCCTTCTACTACCAGTCCATCTCCAGTACGGCGGACATGCCCTACATCGACCTCCAGCCCCAGGTCGACCTCTCGCAGGCGACGAGCGAGTACGCGGAACACTACGCGAAGGCGGAAGTCGAAACCGACAGCGGGACGTTCACCGGCGCCCCAATTGCGTACGGGATGACCGTCCCGAACGTCGCGCCCAACCCCGAAGCGGGCGCCGCGTGGATCGAGTACTTCGGCAGCGACGCCGGTCAGTCGGTGCTCGAAGAGTTGGGGCTCGTCCCTGTCGACCCCATCGTCGTCCCCCAGAGCGGTCAGGACGCCGTGCCTGATCGGGTGATGAACGTGGCCAGCGCGAAGAGCAACCTCGGTCCGCTCGAACTGTAA
- a CDS encoding TOBE domain-containing protein has translation MEFSTEFDARIGRDDVTLAERDVVLLRAIDDHGSINAAATELGRSYSRAQQRIVELEGAFGDLVARKRGGSGGGGSHLTDLARELLNRYDRLSAEFSGVAETEETVLSGRIVDRDGELATVETAAGTLGALVPRSDDGSEARLTLRADAVTLQSPSRSPDEDRTSARNRLEGTVLAVDRGEAVAHVTVEVGEGVSLAALVTVASVEELNLHRGTPVVASFKATATRGVRTA, from the coding sequence ATGGAGTTCTCGACCGAGTTCGACGCCCGGATCGGACGGGACGACGTGACACTCGCCGAGCGCGACGTCGTCCTCCTGCGGGCCATCGACGACCACGGGTCGATCAACGCCGCCGCGACGGAACTCGGCCGCTCGTACTCGCGGGCCCAACAGCGGATCGTCGAACTGGAGGGGGCCTTCGGCGACCTGGTGGCACGCAAGCGGGGCGGGTCGGGTGGGGGCGGCAGCCACCTGACGGACCTCGCACGGGAGCTACTGAACCGGTACGATCGGCTCAGCGCCGAGTTCAGCGGCGTCGCCGAAACCGAGGAGACCGTCCTCTCGGGACGGATCGTCGACCGCGACGGGGAACTGGCGACCGTCGAGACGGCGGCGGGGACCCTCGGGGCGCTCGTCCCGCGGAGCGACGACGGGAGCGAGGCCCGGCTAACCCTCCGCGCCGACGCAGTGACGTTACAGAGTCCCTCCCGATCGCCCGACGAGGATCGGACCAGCGCCCGCAACCGCCTGGAGGGGACCGTCCTCGCCGTCGACCGGGGCGAGGCCGTCGCTCACGTCACCGTCGAGGTGGGCGAGGGGGTGTCGCTCGCGGCCCTCGTCACCGTCGCCAGCGTCGAGGAACTGAACCTCCACCGCGGCACGCCGGTCGTCGCCTCGTTCAAGGCCACCGCCACGCGGGGCGTCCGGACGGCCTAG